One Olsenella sp. oral taxon 807 DNA segment encodes these proteins:
- a CDS encoding VOC family protein, with the protein MKTRFVHRCTHVLDKEKTIDFYREALGLRVDREHGPDDGSWTNTFLVDDNSGFELELTWNRGRTEPYDNGGLDTHIAFVVDDFEAAHALHKRMGCIQYENEEMGLYFILDPDGQRIEILPE; encoded by the coding sequence ATGAAGACAAGATTCGTCCATCGCTGCACGCACGTGCTCGATAAGGAGAAGACCATCGACTTCTACAGGGAGGCGTTGGGACTGCGCGTAGACAGGGAGCACGGTCCCGATGACGGCTCATGGACCAACACCTTTCTGGTGGATGACAACTCGGGCTTCGAGCTTGAGCTCACGTGGAATCGCGGGCGCACCGAGCCCTATGACAACGGCGGCCTGGATACCCACATCGCCTTCGTCGTGGATGACTTCGAGGCTGCTCACGCCCTCCATAAGAGGATGGGCTGCATCCAGTATGAGAACGAGGAGATGGGACTCTACTTCATCCTCGATCCTGACGGCCAGCGCATCGAGATCCTGCCCGAGTAG
- a CDS encoding HAD family phosphatase — protein sequence MGIENVIFDMGNVLLRFDGMLFSRIFTKDEDDARLLNEALFANPSWALLDAGVIDEDTMERIAQTRLPERLHAALHSALAEWDLNQPPIPETNELARRLHEAGRGIYLLSNAGLRFERACTRIPCWSLMDGWVVSAFERLMKPDPSIYLLLCDRYGLEPSSCLFVDDNEDNVIGARAAGLAAYLFDDAKGLEAELRRRGTVL from the coding sequence ATGGGCATCGAGAACGTTATCTTTGACATGGGAAACGTGCTGCTGCGCTTTGACGGGATGCTCTTCTCGCGCATCTTCACGAAGGACGAGGATGACGCGCGACTGCTCAACGAGGCGCTCTTTGCCAACCCGTCCTGGGCCCTGCTCGATGCCGGCGTGATCGACGAAGACACGATGGAGAGGATCGCCCAAACGAGACTGCCCGAGCGCCTGCACGCGGCGCTCCATAGCGCTCTCGCCGAATGGGACCTCAACCAGCCCCCCATTCCCGAAACCAACGAGCTCGCGAGACGTCTGCACGAGGCGGGCCGTGGCATCTACCTGCTCTCAAATGCAGGGCTGCGCTTTGAGCGAGCATGCACGCGCATCCCCTGTTGGTCTCTCATGGACGGTTGGGTGGTCTCCGCCTTCGAGAGGCTCATGAAACCTGACCCGAGCATCTACCTGCTACTCTGTGATCGCTACGGGCTGGAGCCTTCGAGCTGTCTCTTTGTGGACGACAATGAGGACAACGTGATTGGCGCCCGTGCGGCAGGGCTTGCGGCCTACCTCTTCGATGACGCCAAGGGCTTGGAGGCCGAGCTTAGGCGCCGAGGCACCGTGCTATAG